CATCCCAGCCGTTTATTGTTTATCTGTTTATGCGTAATGATTGTGTGATAAATTCGATTAGTTTCTTTCGTTGGAATTTACCTTTAATCTGATTAGTATGAAAGGGAAATGAGAAAAGCCTTGAATTATTTGGTAACACATTTCATTAGAAACAGAGCTGGCTAACATTATCGTCTAGTATTCTCACTTATAGTTTGTATCTTCACCATTTCACCTCTTTAGAAACTAGCCAGAGAATTAGCATGCTTTTCCCTTTGCCTATTTTTAACTACATTGCTATGTCaaacatacatatatttatCCCGAAATTGGAAATCTATCGATGAAATAGAGTTCTTATGTATAGTATTTATCCTGCCACATTTATTCTGGTAACATGTAagcattttatttctttttgagAAAATGGAATATATGTAGAAAATGGAATATATGTAGTAAACTTAAACAAGCAGTAGGTATTGAAAATAAAGTCTTGGCTGACTTTGGAGAAGATTAGGAAGAATTGGAAACCTTGAAAGCTACCCAAGTTGCTGATATATTCAGAGGGAATGGGTTGGTAACTTCAAAGACCATTGAAAGTTCTTGATTGAGTGAGGTGTCTAGTGAGAGATGTGTCCTCAAAACGTTTTAGTGAAAAAATTACTATTTTGTGTACATCGAGTCCTGTGTATTTAGTGTTTAGTATTGAGTTTAATAAAATACAGTAGTTACTTTTGAAAGTGTGCTCTAGTCCCAACAGTAGGTACATCAGCAGTAAACCATAGTTTTTGATAATTAAAAAGTGGATATACCTCAAACATGTAAATGATGATGAATATAATTTGAGAAGTTGAAGGATCCCCTCTTCTGAAGTTGGAAGACTTTTCCCAATCGCCATTCTCTATATTTCCTCCGGACATTTTGTTTGTCAGGGCAAATATATCAAAACACCCGAAAGAAACTAGATGGTTTAAACCATGTTTTGTGGGCTGATAGAATGTAGTTTCCTGATTCGATGTGTGATTTGTAATGCATATTGAACTACATGCTGTGTGTATCTGAACTTTGCAGTTGCCTGTGCCTAGATAATGTGATCATCTGCACAAGGAAACATTTCTTCTAAGCTCTTTCTTACATGATGTGTATCTCTTCTTTCTGGCTCCATTGCCATAGAAAAATACTCTGTAactggagtattttttttctagtatAATTATTCAGCAGTTTATCGGATAAATGGATAATCATAgtaggaagccctaacttaacccaaaaccatgcaATTCCACACTTCcgtgtgaaaccgatgtgggatctTATCACTATCTCTTAGTTTATGATTCATAACATTTTTGGAGGCCTATTGGTTTGGAATTGTTTGATGTTCTGATTAAGCTGTCATTGCAGGTGAGTGAGAGAGGAGGTTCTTGCTCTTGTGCTTTTCTCAAGCCGTGAAGATGcatatgtttgattttattgattttgaactTTATTTATTGTTGTAGGTAGAaagtttcatttatttattgacTCATATCTTATGAAAAAGGAATGCCTATTTCATAATTTATCCTTTTAGCATACTCTTGTTGTTTGGGAGATAGTATCTTTTGTGATGAgattcttttaataaaatttattgctataaaatactatattttacAATAATACATTGCATCATAATAGtattattgtttttaaattgTTAAAAATAATGGAGCACTAATGTACTTTAATTTGACGCAATAAACTCACAATAATAGATAAACAAATTCAAGTAAAGAATACAAttctcaaaaaaataaaaatatacatcaGCCGTCTAAAAATActcttatttttcattttgagttgtctaCTAAATTTAGTTTTTATCTACTTTTCACTTAAAACACTTTTAACTATGGAATATTTTTTAtactatcttttttattttactactatttttgcattaaaatcgTGCATTTTTATGGActgagtagtactccctccgtccacgaataggagtcccgtttttccattttggtccgtccacgaataggagttccggttcataattatcataaatgataaagagCCCCCACatcccactaactcattccactcacatatcatttaaaactaatatatacaagtgagacctctattccactaactttcttccattcactttttttaacatttcttaaaacccgtgtcggatagaaatgagactcttattcgtggacggagggaattaactatagaatttttttataatatcttttttattttactaattttgcattagtATGGATTGAGGTAGTATGTGTGAAAACACTGAAAGTCGTGTGTAGAGTAACACAAAAAAGTGAATTACTGAATCTCATGGAACTAGTCATAAGGTCAATGCAATACTTATATTTTCAAAGGAATAATATGCTGCATATGTTACGTGAGTATTACTCTCATTTGCCGCACGTTTAGCGTTgttcatttcaattttatatttaatttgattctaataaataaaaaaaagtattgaaatttttaatttcacaatatttataaaataaaagttcAATTTGCTCATTAAATTATAACTAGTAAGTATACAAGCCCATTTAACATTAAAAAGCCCAACAAAATTTGCATATCAATAATAAGTGCGCCGGCCCAATATAATTTCTGAATTGTCTTCATAAGCATATTAAAACCCAAATCTTCATCCTCAATGCTCTAGTATTACTGTGGAGCTAGGGTTCGTAGCCTTCAAATTGGATATTGAACAAATTTCATCCGATTGAACACACAGCTGCTGCGCCATGGGTCGTATGCATAGCAGAGGGTAATCTCCATCTCCATCACTCTATTTACGCTTTTTTCACCATATGATTTTCCCGTAGTTATGGATTTTGCGTGCTCgttttttgtttgatttcagTAAAGGTATTTCTGCTTCAGCTCTGCCTTACAAGAGATCTGTCCCCACCTGGCTCAAAATCTCGTCTCAAGATGTAAATCAGTCTGACCTAAATCTCTCACATTTGTGTTAAGCTTTATATGTAATGCTATGGTAAATTGGAGGTAATgtagttttttaattattgaaattcaCATTCTATAGGTTGAGGAGAGTATTTGCAAATTCGCGAAGAAAGGATTGACACCGTCACAAATCGGCGTGATTCTTCGTGACTCACATGGTATTGCTCAGGTGAAGAGCGTTACTGGCAGCAAAATCCTTCGCATTTTGAAGGCTCACGGTATTGAAAATTTGTGCTCTCGAAATTGATTAATATTTAGTCCTACATGTATTTTCACTAGCTGATTGATTGCTGGTTGGTGTTAATGCTGTTTCAGCTCTTGCGCCCGAGATTCCTGAGGATCTGTACCACTTAATCAAGAAGGCTGTGGCCATCAGGAAGCATTTGGAGAGGAACAGGAAGGATAAGGATTCAAAGTTCAGGTTGATTTTGGTTGAGAGCAGGATTCACCGCTTGGCCCGTTACTACAAGAAGACCAAGAAGCTTCCACCTGTGTGGAAATAGTAAGCCCCTTTGCACATTACTCCGTTTTAAGTTGCTTCTCATCTTTGAGTAATTATGAGTTACTTGGTTGAATTGTGTTATATTTGCCTTGTATAGTTTGATATCTCAAAATGTGTTATGTATGGAGGCTTTATATTTCTGGATTGACGTAGCTCACCCGTTAAACTGATCAAATTATTTACTTCCTTTTCTTTATGAATCTTACGATTGAGTCTCTTTGACTAGTTGAGCTAGGATTTACTTGAGTCTCTTTGACTAGTTGAGCTATTCAGGAGATACTTCCAATTAGAATGTTCCTACTCAGTAGTTCTACTTAAGCACAGATTTTCAGTTTTTATGGTTTGGAAGAATTTTGTCTTGATTTCTAACAAAGGAAATCAAAGCCCCAAACATGATTCATTGGCCGAATACAATACACAAAAGGACCTGcattttgttttttggatgaGTTTTTTTAACAAATGCATTGTGCATCATTTTAAACACCATCAGCTGTTCTACCTCCGAACTGTTTGAACTTTGTGTCGTTCCAGATAATCTTGTCTAGTTACTGCATAAATATTCTACTGCTGTTTCTTGTATCAGATCTTTGCAAAAGACTAAGCCATGCACTTGTATTTGGAACATTGATTTCATCCCTTTCTAACTTCTTGATGTCAACTTTACTCCTGCAGTGAATCGACCACGGCGAGCACCCTTGTTGCTTAAGCTGAGAAGCCCTGATGAGTCAACAATGGGAAAAACCATTTTGTATTTTGGCAAAGTGAATTGTTGATTTGGaattttgttctttttattGGACAGTTTTATTCATTGTTGAAACTCAATTCTTCTTTGTTTCGTTAATGTTTGGTTCCTCCTATAACCATTTTGTCAGGTTTATTGATGAGTGTATTACTATATCTTACTACTAAAAACATCATAATCTCATAAATCGTAATCGTTGTTATTTCCTTTTGGTATATAGTTACAGCTAcacaaaatttttgaaaactgCATTGAAATTTTACTCCAGTTATATGGACAAGTTATGTACTCCTATATAATCAGGCTATACAACATATAATAATGAAAAGAGGTTATTATGTTTTTTCCTATCGATTTAATCGGtctaaaattgaatttttgttAAATTTGATTTGGTGTCGAAACTAATGCTTACTACTAATTCTTTACGATATTATTTCAATATCTAGGAATtaacaaatgaaatttccaaaaccATATAACTCTTCCCCGCCATTTCAAGTTGATGAAATAAGAATTTGACATTGGCATTAACAAGATGAGTTGATCTTGAATTAGCTCAGTTTGATATATTAAGGGATAGAGTGACAAAGAACTAAGACATCTAACTTTCCAAAGATAGTACATTTTAAGCGATTTAGGGTAATTAAAGCTATTTGCAATCATTGACAATATTTGGAAGGGTCCAATGAGTGAACTCAAATCGTTCATCGTAGGAAAGCGAGCTAGACTAGGGACCATGAGCCAGCTGCGGAGTGGTCTAGCCCGCATGAAATTAACCAATTTGAGAGTATCACATGACACCGATCGTTTATGAGCTGATATGAAAAACTGATATGACATGTGAATAATATATAACTTGTACGTATTTGTGGTCTATGGTGTGACTGCTCTAATGGCTGTTTTTTTTCTTACCATTACTAATAAATTACTAATAGAAAATTAATCATTACTAATCaattattaattgaaaaaaaaccATTACTAACATTTTTTGCAAATCTGATTTTATCGggcttttttataaataaaccaAATAGCAGGGTAGCAAATGCAAATAGCcaaaatatgaaaacaaaaccCTAGCTTAGCCGCTTGGTTTAAAATCACAATCACAATTCAGCTGCATTCTTATTTCGTCGAACTTCTCAGCTCCGCCGCCGCACTCCTCTTTTCGCCACCGGTAAACTCAAAGCGAAAATTGTATTTCGCAATCGGCTCTTTAGTTAATGCTATTAATTATGCGAATATGAAAATTTGTTTGCTGATTGATTGACTGTACTATTCCGTGTGTATGCTCGGGCCAGACGAAACAATGGCGTTTGCAACAATGAAGCCGACGAAGCCGGGGCTGGAGGAGCCCCTGGATCAGATTCACAAGATCCGCATCACTCTGTCCTCCAAGAATGTCAAAAATCTCGAGAAAGGTGCAACCTTTATTTGCTTGTGGATTTATTTTGGTTGTGTTTCAGTATTCGATTGCTCTATTTAAGCTCTGGATTTCATAACATGTGCCTGGTTTATTGTATGCTCGAAGACTAATTTATCTTGTTTGTGGCATGAATTGCAAAAGGGCTATGCTTGCTCCAGTTGTAGCATTGACTAATAGTTTGAGTATCTAAATAAGTAGCATATAAAATGTTAGTAATGACAGTGGTGTAATTACAGCGTGAACAGTTTTGATTGCCCTTACTTTTGAAGAGAGGTTAAAAGTTTTTAGTAAGATTATTAATTTTGGAGCAATTTCTTCTAAAGAATGATTGGATAAGCTTAAAGGAGTTTGATCTATAAGTTGCGTTTAAGAGCTTATGTTATAGTGATAGTGAGCTTCATGTCTCCTTTTCGTTCGCTGGTGCCGTATGGAGTCGCAGCGAATTAGTAAGTTCTGTATTTTTACCTGCTCAATATTCAGAAAGTTTCAGTCTGTTCACGTCAAATCGATTGATATGATTATTTGAGTGTGTTATGATCTTTGTTTTTTATTCCTTTTACAATTGGAGGTACCGATTAGTTGGCACTGTTTACTTGGTCTACCTTTGATGTATGTATTCATGAATCATGGATTTGCTATTTACTTCTCCATTATTGGCTGGAGGATTTCTTTGTACCATTCAATAAGTTTCTTTGTAGTCTGTTGGTGCCATTAATCAATTATGTGTATGATCTGAGTTCCGAGGCTTCACCAACTTTGAAATATGGATTTATCATTTCTTTTTAACGAGTTGATTTTTTTGTCTGTTGGATCTATTCATGAATTATGGCTGTGCTCTGAGTTGTGATGCTTCAACAATTTTGGTATCTTTCTGTATATGGTTCCTATATGATTGAGGCACTGTTGACCTGAATTTTCTTTGACAGTTTGTGCTGACCTTGTACGTGGTGCCAAGGACAAAAGGCTGAGAGTCAAGGGACCAGTCAGAATGCCTACCAAGGTTCTTAAAATCACCACTAGGAAGTCTCCTTGTGGTGAAGGTAGGGATCCTATATAACTGTGAAACCCTTCGTTGCTTGCTTGCTTATGTGAATCCACTCTGAACTAACAATTTGTAATGTTCTTAATTCAAACCAATGTTCAGGGATTTGTTGTTCATGCCTCCTGTGAAAGTTTGTGTGGCTTGTTATATAAACAGATTTGTTTTTGTAAATTTCTTGTGTGAATATATTTTGGAATTTTCTTGGTAGTTCAAGTCTGAATAATTAGGATTTACATATTGGCCTGTCCAGCTTTCTCTGAATAGTTCTAGTTTACCCGATCTGTGTACATAATCTTGATGCTGTTTATGTTTGTGAACAATTTACATTTTGTTGAATTGATTCTTCAGGTACAAACACATTCGATAGGTTTGAGCTGCGTGTGCACAAGCGAGTCATCGATCTTTTCAGCTCACCAGATGTTGTGAAGCAGATTACTTCGATCACCATTGAACCTGGTGTCGAAGTCGAAGTCACCATTGCTGACTCCTAGATGATCTGCATGCCGCGTTGCTGTATTTCTGCTGTTGTTAGTTAAGTTTAAAACTTGTTTATTAAATGACCTTTTAGATGTTTGGAATTCGAATGTAAGAGTATTTCTGAACCAAAGAATTTTGAGTTTTGTAGCAAGGCTTTTTGTaggtatttcttttatttatactGGGATactatttcttttagttgttgCTAATTTGCATGTTTCACTTGCTTTAAAAGGTTTTGGTTctttaataatagaaaaataCAAATGACTTTATTTTAATGCTTGTTATATAATGGCAGATTTAGGAAATTGAACTCAGTGTGTGACAATACCTAATGGCTATTCACTGTCAAAAAAGCTCGATTACCACTTAGCAAATTCTTAGCTAATATTGCTGAGCAACGATGATGCTTGATGGTATCGTCGTGCTACCAACTTATGGGAGAAACAACGAGCACTTCATCACAATTCTATCAATAAATATAGTTTAAAAGAAGGGAATGTCTCCATAAACCAGAAAAAACAATGGCTGCTCCCACCACTCTCACTCATCACAATCCCCTCTCATCAGAAGCTCATGCAGAGCACCACATACCCCGCCGGCCGTCTGCGAGAAATCCCTCTCAAGAGCTAGTGAGCGGGCCGCCATCAAGGACTGCCTGCCTGGAGGAGACCAGCGACAGCGTCAATCGGCTGAGCGAGCTCAAGAACATAGGCCCGGAGTTCGTGTGGCACTTGAGTCATGAGCAACTTGCAGGTGTGGGTCAGCACGGCCATGACGGATGCCTCGACTTGCTCGGATGGCTTCTCTGGCCAGGTCAAGAACTCGGTTCGCGCGCTCGCTCTATGCAATAGGTATGCAGACAAGTATTGTAGTACGAGTATTAGTTAAGCCACTTCATGGGTCTTACCAATTAAGACGTGTTTCATTGTTTTCTTTAGTCTATGATATAATGTGGTAGTGTCACCCAACTTTTGTAATACAATTGAATTATATTGATATGTGAAATTGATTGctctttatatttttatcaaaaCTTGTTTGCCTAATGAATATATGAAGAAGAATAATAGTACTTCCTCCATTTTGCAATTATAGGAACTTCTGAAAAGACatgattttaatgtaaaattgagattaaagtaagaaaaatataaaattaaaaagcgtGTTATTTGGAAATCAGTCCCATCTCAATATTAGAGCAAAGGATATTTTCTATTTCCAAGAATCagaccaaaaagaaaaaaggaaaagagtTTCTAATAGACGaaggtatgttttttttttttactttttgaaggAAAATTTCCAATAATGAAAATCTGTTAGAGGTGATTATCCCTAGCTATATTACATTAAAACTGCAAAAGGTCGAAACAAAAATACATTAAGAAATGATCAATTGATGATAATTGAGGATAGGTTGAGCCTAATAATGAAAtttaatatgtattttttttctctttaatgatCCTATATTTGTAataaatacatatatacataaagtAATTAAAGATATAAGTATATCACATGATGAGattattcaaaatttatttaaacttGGTGATTTATTTAGCAAAGCATTATTGGACTACGTTGTTTTGTCCACATAAATATTCTGGTTGACATATTTGTATCGATTTTGCCCAAGTTAAAAAATATGGGatgattataattttttcaaactTGGCGATTTACTATTTTTGAAAAGTATAAGACCCATCATAATTTAACAAAACTTCGTGATTTATTGAACAATTTATCCTTCAATAAAAACCATATAtgacaaaatcaaataaatagatCCTATATAGGGTAAGTTTTGATTAAAGATCTCTAGAttgacaaatttaaaaaataaaaggaatgACGGAaacattaaatttttataagaTTATTATTTGAATTGGAATTTACATGTTGGATACAGAGACGCTagtgataaatttttattttccttatgtttatgatttatttccatgatctttattttacttaattatatatatttaagatTTATTTCCATGTTGTTAGGATTCTACTTAATTTAAATGTAGGGTTATAGTATAAATATGTACTAGTCCTTTCGTAAACTAGTATTTTCCCAACTCTCAGTTTCAATCCCTAATTCCTATACTTGATAAACCCTGAACTGATTTAATTTCCTCTCGTTTGATACTTATTTATCTATTTGCGTTATAATGAAGGAGCAAGATTTGTATCTATCCCAAGAAATATGGGTAGAGATTCTGGGCAGACTTCCTATCAGAAGCATTGCGAGGTACAAATGTGTTTGTAAATTATGGCGCAATCTCATCCAATCGTATCCAAAATCAGGTATGGCCTTCCTTCATCATGACCATATTGGGTATACAGTTTGTGATGAGGCCTATCAGCCCCTTGTCCGATTCCGCTTGCCATCTCCGCGTGAAATTCTTGGCTACCATCGTCTTATAATTGATTCAGTTAATGGTTTGCTTTTGTTATGGGATGGATTAGATGATCATCATAATACTCTTTTCATAGTCAATCCAATTACTTGTGAATATGTTGAGCTTCCTCCTCAGCCACAGAAATGCCTATTTGGATT
This sequence is a window from Salvia splendens isolate huo1 chromosome 5, SspV2, whole genome shotgun sequence. Protein-coding genes within it:
- the LOC121805573 gene encoding 40S ribosomal protein S20-2-like, whose product is MAFATMKPTKPGLEEPLDQIHKIRITLSSKNVKNLEKVCADLVRGAKDKRLRVKGPVRMPTKVLKITTRKSPCGEGTNTFDRFELRVHKRVIDLFSSPDVVKQITSITIEPGVEVEVTIADS
- the LOC121802275 gene encoding 40S ribosomal protein S13-2-like, producing the protein MGRMHSRGKGISASALPYKRSVPTWLKISSQDVEESICKFAKKGLTPSQIGVILRDSHGIAQVKSVTGSKILRILKAHALAPEIPEDLYHLIKKAVAIRKHLERNRKDKDSKFRLILVESRIHRLARYYKKTKKLPPVWKYESTTASTLVA